Proteins co-encoded in one Haloarcula sp. DT43 genomic window:
- a CDS encoding DUF7511 domain-containing protein, with product MSVTTEPPSDTELNETPEFELDCLYDDPENPSELTIFPSDLQQSVTEWVTADRSAAVSLDELR from the coding sequence ATGAGTGTTACCACCGAGCCCCCGTCGGACACAGAACTGAACGAGACGCCGGAGTTCGAACTGGACTGCCTGTACGACGACCCCGAGAACCCCTCGGAGCTGACAATCTTCCCTTCGGACCTCCAGCAGTCCGTGACCGAGTGGGTCACCGCGGACCGGTCGGCGGCCGTCTCCCTCGACGAACTGCGCTGA
- a CDS encoding cation:proton antiporter domain-containing protein — MSGAASLIGVVVLVASLGVAAQLVADWLRIPSVAFLLVAGVLVGPQALDLVDPATFGRTGLQAIVGLSVGIIVFEGAFHLTAERVREASREALGLVTVGAFVSLAGTAVAVEIVFGTTWPVAVLVGSLLIATGPTVITPIMQVVPVRDRVAAALETEGIVNDVTAAVLAVATFEFVVAAQSSPVAVVEAFVARLAVGLVVGVAVGGGIALLLRRWPLSADNALQNARVVVLTAALLAYALGGMWLSEAGIAAAAVAGIILGNADIPHEDEIAGFKGGITLFVLSFVFIVLAAQLSLGDLRALGVGGLVVVIAVAALVRPLGVFLSTLGGRLTLRERAFVGAMGPRGIVPASVATLFAIELRPDEPAAATVLVGTVFLVIFATVIFQGGLARHFAQALDILPMQTLIVGGGRVGRELAVRYESRGEEVVLVDEDAGTVERARAEGHRVVHGDATNATVLEEAGADRASVVVAATADDDVNLLVAQLATTRFGVETVVARANQPDNVAAFEDLDVETISAGFAVADAIDDAVERPALARWLSDSGRTGDVLEVELGNDALVDRTISETAEKLPEGCLVAMVSRNGDDRVPDSDFRLADGDHLTLVCETNEAMRDARRLCQGE; from the coding sequence GTGTCCGGAGCAGCGTCACTCATCGGCGTGGTCGTGCTGGTCGCGAGCCTGGGCGTCGCCGCGCAGCTGGTCGCCGACTGGCTCCGGATTCCGAGCGTCGCCTTCCTGCTTGTGGCCGGCGTCCTCGTCGGCCCGCAGGCGCTCGACCTCGTCGACCCCGCGACGTTCGGCCGGACTGGGCTCCAGGCCATCGTCGGCCTCAGCGTCGGTATCATCGTCTTCGAGGGGGCCTTCCACCTCACCGCCGAGCGGGTCCGCGAGGCGTCGCGGGAGGCGCTGGGGCTCGTCACCGTCGGCGCGTTCGTCTCGCTGGCGGGAACCGCCGTCGCCGTCGAGATCGTGTTCGGGACGACGTGGCCGGTCGCCGTCCTCGTCGGGAGCCTGCTCATCGCCACCGGTCCGACGGTCATCACGCCAATCATGCAGGTAGTGCCTGTTCGTGACAGGGTCGCCGCCGCACTGGAAACGGAGGGTATCGTCAACGACGTGACCGCCGCCGTCCTCGCGGTGGCGACCTTCGAGTTCGTCGTCGCGGCCCAGTCCTCGCCGGTGGCCGTCGTCGAGGCGTTCGTCGCCCGCCTGGCCGTGGGCCTCGTCGTCGGCGTCGCCGTCGGCGGCGGCATCGCGCTCCTGCTCCGGCGGTGGCCCCTCTCGGCGGACAACGCCCTGCAGAACGCCCGGGTCGTGGTCCTGACGGCGGCGCTGCTGGCGTACGCGCTGGGCGGGATGTGGCTCTCGGAGGCCGGCATCGCGGCCGCCGCCGTCGCCGGCATCATACTGGGCAACGCCGACATCCCTCACGAGGACGAGATAGCCGGTTTCAAGGGCGGTATCACGCTGTTCGTCCTCTCGTTCGTGTTCATCGTGCTGGCCGCACAGCTGTCGCTCGGCGACCTGCGCGCGCTCGGGGTCGGCGGCCTCGTCGTCGTCATCGCCGTCGCCGCGCTCGTCCGCCCGCTGGGCGTGTTCCTCTCGACGCTGGGCGGGCGGCTCACGCTCCGCGAGCGGGCGTTCGTCGGCGCGATGGGGCCGCGGGGTATCGTCCCTGCCAGCGTTGCCACGCTGTTTGCCATCGAACTGCGGCCCGACGAGCCCGCGGCCGCGACGGTCCTCGTCGGGACCGTCTTTCTGGTCATCTTCGCGACCGTCATCTTTCAAGGCGGGCTGGCCCGTCACTTCGCGCAAGCGCTCGATATCCTGCCCATGCAAACACTCATCGTCGGCGGCGGCCGAGTCGGCCGGGAACTGGCGGTCCGCTACGAATCGCGCGGCGAAGAAGTCGTCCTCGTCGACGAGGACGCAGGGACGGTCGAGCGGGCCCGCGCGGAGGGCCACCGCGTCGTCCACGGTGACGCGACGAACGCGACCGTCCTCGAAGAAGCGGGAGCGGACCGCGCGTCCGTCGTGGTCGCCGCGACAGCCGACGACGACGTGAACCTCCTCGTCGCACAGCTGGCGACGACACGCTTCGGCGTCGAGACCGTGGTCGCCAGGGCGAACCAGCCGGACAACGTCGCAGCCTTCGAGGACCTCGACGTCGAGACCATCTCCGCGGGCTTTGCCGTCGCCGACGCCATCGACGACGCGGTCGAGCGGCCGGCGCTGGCCCGCTGGCTGTCGGACTCCGGGCGGACGGGGGACGTACTGGAGGTCGAACTCGGGAACGACGCGCTGGTCGACCGGACGATATCGGAGACCGCGGAGAAACTGCCCGAGGGCTGTCTGGTGGCGATGGTGAGCCGCAACGGGGACGACCGGGTCCCCGACAGCGACTTCCGCCTCGCGGACGGCGACCACCTGACGCTGGTCTGTGAGACGAACGAGGCGATGCGGGACGCCCGGCGGCTGTGTCAGGGCGAATAG
- a CDS encoding alpha/beta fold hydrolase produces MPTARNRDVSLYYEADGDGPTVVFVNDVGYGAWLWGWHYDAVAGPYETVVWDLRGTGRSDAPAGPYDVGTLAAGLDAVLADHDVGSAHLVGAGLGGMVALDYAHRYGRARSLTLYCTAGSGDAVDRAALDSLALDEPDSLDGAFSPAFRDHDPDLLERIADWRADEDATGDARAAQAAAMASFDAPPLYEITQPTEVYYGLDDPVVAPDAAQSLAADLPRGTGEAVEGRHCCYVEHAPAVTDRLLAMLDEHTE; encoded by the coding sequence ATGCCGACCGCACGCAACCGCGACGTGTCCCTCTACTACGAGGCCGACGGCGACGGTCCGACTGTCGTGTTCGTCAACGACGTGGGATACGGGGCCTGGCTCTGGGGCTGGCACTACGACGCCGTCGCCGGCCCCTACGAGACGGTGGTGTGGGACCTCCGCGGGACCGGCCGGTCCGACGCGCCGGCGGGGCCGTACGACGTGGGGACGCTGGCGGCCGGCCTCGACGCCGTCCTGGCCGACCACGACGTCGGCAGCGCCCACCTCGTCGGGGCCGGCCTCGGCGGGATGGTCGCGCTCGACTACGCCCACCGGTACGGCCGCGCCCGTTCGCTGACGCTGTACTGTACGGCCGGGTCCGGCGACGCCGTCGACCGGGCCGCGCTCGATTCGCTCGCGCTCGACGAGCCGGACTCGCTCGACGGGGCGTTCTCGCCGGCGTTCCGCGACCACGACCCGGACCTGCTGGAGCGGATTGCGGACTGGCGCGCCGACGAGGACGCGACCGGCGACGCCCGCGCGGCGCAGGCCGCGGCGATGGCCTCCTTCGACGCGCCGCCGCTGTACGAGATTACCCAGCCGACGGAGGTGTACTACGGGCTGGACGACCCAGTCGTCGCACCCGACGCCGCGCAGTCGCTGGCGGCGGACCTGCCACGCGGGACCGGGGAGGCCGTCGAGGGCCGGCACTGTTGTTACGTCGAACACGCGCCGGCAGTGACCGACCGGCTGCTGGCGATGCTGGACGAGCACACCGAGTGA
- the hisB gene encoding imidazoleglycerol-phosphate dehydratase HisB, with protein MTDRTAAVTRTTAETDIEVTLDVDGDGDSTVDTGIGFFDHMLDAFSTHGLFDLTVQCDGDLEIDDHHTVEDVAITLGEAFTEALGDKRGIRRFADRKVPLDEAVASVVVDISGRPYFEFDGEFSQAAVGGMTSHMAKHFCRSLSTNAGLTLHCEVEGENAHHEIEALFKGLARALDDATRIDERRSDVASTKGEL; from the coding sequence ATGACCGACCGGACGGCGGCCGTCACGCGAACGACGGCCGAGACGGACATCGAGGTCACGCTCGACGTGGACGGCGACGGCGACAGCACCGTCGACACCGGCATCGGCTTCTTCGACCACATGCTCGACGCCTTCTCGACGCACGGGCTGTTCGACCTGACCGTGCAGTGCGACGGCGACCTGGAGATAGACGACCACCACACCGTCGAGGACGTGGCCATCACGCTCGGCGAGGCGTTCACCGAGGCGCTCGGGGACAAGCGGGGCATCCGCCGGTTCGCCGACCGCAAGGTGCCGCTGGACGAGGCTGTCGCGAGCGTCGTCGTCGACATCTCCGGCCGGCCGTACTTCGAGTTCGACGGCGAGTTCTCGCAGGCCGCGGTCGGCGGGATGACCAGCCACATGGCGAAGCACTTCTGTCGCTCGCTCTCGACCAACGCTGGGCTGACGCTGCACTGCGAGGTCGAGGGGGAGAACGCCCACCACGAGATAGAGGCGCTGTTCAAGGGGTTGGCGCGCGCGCTCGACGACGCGACCCGCATCGACGAGCGCCGGTCCGACGTGGCGAGCACCAAAGGCGAGCTCTAA
- a CDS encoding ACT domain-containing protein, whose protein sequence is MFDEIMQKFEDSPGQQDVIRLLLERGFSVNEDGRVVSGGIEIPNTGIAREAGVDRRVVNATTDAILADDDLRRIFRNISSVPSLLDLAPVLDLHAVTVTVRAADESGIVSTVTSAIADRDISIRQVLSEDPEFTDEPKLYVITDEELPGDLINEIRRLAFVRTIELA, encoded by the coding sequence ATGTTCGACGAGATTATGCAGAAGTTCGAGGACTCCCCCGGCCAGCAGGACGTCATCCGCCTGCTGCTGGAGCGGGGGTTCTCGGTCAACGAGGACGGCCGCGTCGTCTCGGGCGGCATCGAGATTCCGAACACGGGCATCGCCCGCGAGGCCGGTGTCGACCGCCGGGTGGTCAACGCCACGACGGACGCGATTCTCGCCGACGACGACCTGCGGCGCATCTTCCGCAACATCTCCTCCGTGCCGAGCCTGCTCGACCTCGCGCCCGTCCTCGACCTGCACGCGGTGACGGTCACCGTTCGGGCCGCCGACGAGTCCGGCATCGTCTCGACGGTGACTTCGGCCATCGCCGACCGCGACATCTCCATCCGGCAGGTCCTGAGCGAGGACCCCGAGTTCACCGACGAGCCGAAACTCTATGTCATCACCGACGAGGAACTGCCCGGCGACCTCATCAACGAAATCCGCCGCCTGGCGTTCGTCCGGACCATCGAACTGGCCTGA
- a CDS encoding DUF4260 domain-containing protein, producing the protein MHPRTLVRLEGALVGAGATALYVLQGRSLLLFLALILAPDLSMAGYLHSTRVGAASYNAVHTYLGPGLLAVAGVVAAGDLAVGAALVWTAHIGADRLFGFGLKYADREFGDTHVQRL; encoded by the coding sequence ATGCATCCGCGAACGCTCGTCCGGCTCGAAGGCGCGCTCGTCGGGGCCGGGGCCACCGCACTCTACGTCCTGCAGGGGCGGTCGCTCCTCCTCTTTCTCGCCCTGATTCTGGCACCCGACCTCTCGATGGCGGGCTATCTCCATAGCACGCGTGTCGGAGCAGCCAGCTACAACGCGGTCCACACGTACCTCGGTCCGGGGCTGCTGGCCGTGGCAGGGGTCGTCGCTGCGGGTGACCTCGCTGTCGGCGCGGCGCTCGTCTGGACAGCCCACATCGGGGCGGACCGCCTGTTCGGCTTCGGGCTGAAGTACGCCGACCGTGAGTTCGGCGACACGCACGTCCAGCGCCTCTGA
- a CDS encoding 2Fe-2S iron-sulfur cluster binding domain-containing protein — protein sequence MPATLTVETPAGEIHELTAEPGAVLRDVLLDADLSPHGRYATRVNCGGRGICATCGVRLADAPAPDHWHDDLADRFGYPRLSCQLRVRDGMAVKLLDKRVWGARRPDGGPD from the coding sequence ATGCCGGCGACGCTCACCGTCGAGACGCCCGCGGGCGAGATACACGAACTCACCGCCGAACCCGGAGCAGTCCTCCGGGACGTGTTACTCGACGCCGACCTCTCGCCACACGGCCGCTACGCGACGCGGGTCAACTGCGGCGGCCGCGGCATCTGTGCCACCTGCGGGGTCCGCCTCGCCGACGCGCCCGCCCCCGACCACTGGCACGACGACCTCGCCGACCGGTTTGGCTACCCCCGGCTCTCCTGTCAGCTCCGGGTCCGGGACGGCATGGCGGTGAAACTGCTCGACAAGCGGGTCTGGGGCGCGCGCCGGCCCGACGGCGGCCCGGACTGA
- a CDS encoding IMPACT family protein — translation MTDSYLTVPGRGEARFEVRGSEFIGHVAPAATVEDAEAFVDAVGEEYADATHNVPAYRVRSDPFREYSSDDGEPSGSAGDPALNVLQQREVENVVAVVTRYYGGTNLGVGGLASTYSRAVKDGVDDAGVVEEVPHERFTVTVAYDDSGSVRSLLESAGVEFEADYAAEVVFEVRVPTAEGSALRDRIRSATSGRAAIESE, via the coding sequence GTGACGGACAGCTACCTGACCGTTCCGGGCCGCGGCGAGGCGCGCTTCGAGGTGCGGGGCTCGGAGTTCATCGGCCACGTCGCGCCGGCGGCGACCGTCGAAGACGCCGAGGCGTTCGTCGACGCCGTCGGCGAGGAGTACGCCGACGCGACCCACAACGTCCCCGCCTACCGCGTCCGGTCCGACCCCTTCCGGGAGTACTCCAGCGACGATGGCGAGCCGAGCGGCAGCGCCGGCGACCCCGCGCTGAACGTCCTCCAGCAACGCGAGGTCGAGAACGTCGTCGCCGTCGTCACGCGCTACTACGGCGGGACGAACCTCGGCGTCGGCGGGTTAGCCAGTACCTACTCCAGAGCGGTGAAAGACGGCGTCGACGACGCGGGCGTCGTCGAGGAGGTGCCCCACGAGCGGTTCACCGTGACCGTCGCCTACGACGATTCGGGCAGCGTCCGGAGCCTGCTCGAATCGGCGGGCGTCGAGTTCGAGGCCGACTACGCGGCCGAGGTGGTCTTCGAGGTCCGCGTGCCCACGGCGGAGGGGAGCGCCCTGCGGGACCGGATTCGGAGCGCGACCAGCGGGCGGGCCGCCATCGAGAGTGAGTGA
- the ygfZ gene encoding CAF17-like 4Fe-4S cluster assembly/insertion protein YgfZ, translated as MTVLESVHEAHGATFREVGGRRVVDSYGRPERTHRAVRNVVGAMEYGYGVIVVTGEDRVDYVDNAVSNRVPDEDGAGCYALLLDPDGRVSTDMYVYNAGERLLVFTPPQKADDLAAEWADKTFIQDVEFEVATDDFAVFGVHGPKATEKIASVLHQTGTPEDVLTFERGELGDAGVSVIRTDNLAGEESYDVVCSADDAEPVFDTLVNRGLNAVPFGYRTWETLTLEAGTPLFDSEVEGALPNDLGLRNALDFEKGCYVGQEVVSRVENRGHPTQRLVGLAVGDVPEPGAAVFAGDEHVGDVTRAAQSPMREAPIALATLAWERPEASLTVRVDGDPVSAQQVDLPFIDGSAQSARLPAYE; from the coding sequence ATGACTGTTCTCGAGTCCGTCCACGAGGCCCACGGAGCGACGTTCAGGGAGGTCGGCGGTCGCCGCGTCGTCGACAGCTACGGCCGACCGGAGCGGACCCACCGCGCGGTTCGGAACGTCGTCGGGGCGATGGAGTACGGCTACGGCGTCATCGTCGTCACCGGTGAGGACCGCGTCGACTACGTCGACAACGCCGTCTCGAACCGCGTGCCGGACGAGGACGGCGCGGGCTGTTACGCGCTCCTGCTGGACCCCGACGGCCGGGTCAGCACGGACATGTACGTGTACAACGCCGGCGAGCGCCTGCTCGTGTTCACGCCGCCACAGAAGGCCGACGACCTGGCCGCGGAGTGGGCGGACAAGACCTTCATCCAGGACGTCGAGTTCGAGGTGGCGACCGACGACTTCGCCGTCTTCGGCGTCCACGGGCCGAAAGCGACCGAGAAAATCGCCAGCGTCCTCCACCAGACCGGGACGCCCGAAGACGTACTGACCTTCGAGCGGGGCGAACTCGGCGACGCCGGCGTCTCCGTCATCCGAACGGACAACCTCGCCGGCGAGGAGAGCTACGACGTGGTCTGTAGCGCCGACGACGCCGAGCCCGTCTTCGACACGCTGGTCAACCGCGGGCTCAACGCCGTCCCCTTCGGCTACCGGACCTGGGAGACACTGACCCTGGAGGCCGGGACGCCGCTGTTCGACAGCGAGGTCGAGGGCGCGCTCCCGAACGACCTGGGTCTGCGCAACGCGCTCGACTTCGAGAAGGGGTGTTACGTCGGTCAGGAGGTCGTCTCGCGGGTCGAGAACCGCGGCCACCCGACCCAGCGGCTGGTCGGCCTCGCCGTCGGAGATGTGCCGGAGCCCGGTGCGGCGGTGTTCGCCGGCGACGAGCACGTCGGCGACGTGACCCGCGCCGCACAGAGTCCGATGCGCGAGGCCCCGATTGCGCTGGCGACCCTCGCCTGGGAGCGCCCCGAGGCGTCACTGACCGTCCGCGTCGACGGCGACCCGGTCAGCGCACAGCAAGTCGACCTGCCCTTTATCGACGGGTCGGCGCAGTCGGCGCGGCTCCCGGCCTACGAGTAG
- a CDS encoding Ig-like domain-containing protein: MTNHRRAFTVGVLALLVGAGAVAGTAAAQSQVTLTVTVVDGDGDPLSGIDISATWDDGAGGPTNETTRANGQALVDVPEGANVTLEIRDDEYVRNVPYVVTDAETEAIEVQVSESATATVSAVNETGQPAVDARVRLYRDGNYVVDRNAGGDGTVTTRPIEEGEYSVIVTKPGFYRNLTAVTVSGETTTTVRISEGSVLLQASVVDDRYDDSRPIRDATVRIESDSGFDGAVPTLSDGTASVSVPVNDRYDVTVTKEGYETVERRVRVGEQEESLDVAIQRTPEISLTPDNRQVVVDATVRLTVTDEYDEPVANATVTRNGTEVGATDADGELTATVPTAGNVTFTAASGDLTATTTVTAFRPGEETTTGGAATTPDRTATATETSAGSGPGFTVALTIAALVAVAVLARRRR, translated from the coding sequence ATGACAAACCATCGTCGCGCGTTCACTGTCGGCGTCCTGGCACTGCTTGTGGGGGCCGGAGCGGTGGCGGGAACGGCCGCCGCGCAGTCACAGGTGACCCTCACCGTCACCGTTGTCGACGGGGACGGCGACCCGCTCAGCGGAATCGACATCTCGGCGACGTGGGACGACGGCGCGGGCGGGCCGACCAACGAGACGACGCGGGCGAACGGGCAGGCCCTCGTCGACGTGCCCGAGGGGGCGAACGTCACGCTCGAAATACGCGACGACGAGTACGTCCGAAACGTCCCGTACGTCGTCACGGACGCCGAGACCGAGGCCATCGAAGTGCAGGTCTCGGAGTCGGCGACCGCCACGGTCAGCGCCGTGAACGAGACCGGTCAACCGGCCGTGGACGCCCGCGTTCGGCTGTACCGGGACGGGAACTACGTGGTCGACAGGAACGCGGGCGGCGACGGGACCGTCACGACGCGGCCCATCGAGGAAGGCGAGTACAGCGTCATCGTCACCAAGCCGGGGTTCTACCGCAACCTGACCGCCGTAACCGTCTCCGGCGAGACGACGACGACCGTCCGTATCAGCGAGGGGTCGGTCCTGTTGCAGGCCTCGGTCGTCGACGACCGCTACGACGACTCCAGGCCGATTCGTGACGCGACCGTCCGAATCGAGTCGGACAGCGGGTTCGACGGGGCCGTGCCGACGCTCTCCGACGGGACGGCGTCGGTCAGCGTGCCGGTCAACGACCGCTACGACGTCACAGTGACGAAGGAGGGCTACGAGACCGTCGAGCGACGCGTCAGGGTCGGCGAGCAGGAGGAGTCACTCGACGTGGCTATCCAGCGGACCCCCGAGATTTCGCTCACGCCGGACAACAGGCAGGTCGTCGTCGACGCGACTGTCCGGCTGACCGTCACCGACGAGTACGACGAACCGGTGGCGAACGCGACCGTGACCCGGAACGGGACCGAGGTCGGAGCGACGGACGCAGACGGGGAGCTAACCGCGACGGTCCCGACGGCCGGGAACGTCACGTTCACCGCGGCGTCGGGGGACCTCACCGCGACGACGACCGTCACCGCGTTCAGGCCGGGCGAGGAGACGACGACGGGCGGGGCGGCCACGACGCCGGACCGGACGGCCACGGCGACCGAAACGTCGGCCGGTAGCGGGCCGGGCTTTACTGTCGCGCTGACGATTGCCGCGCTGGTCGCGGTGGCCGTCCTGGCTCGCCGGCGACGCTAA
- a CDS encoding PfkB family carbohydrate kinase encodes MSLVTFGETALRFAPPDGQRFETAREASIRVDGTPSSVAATAGRLGADARWLSKVPDTPLGRRVVAELHEFGLETEVVWADPDTGRQGLTFHEDAAPPRTERLLQDRGDTAMATLTPGELPMGEIQSADVVFTSGATLALSETAADTTGALLRAAAGMRALDLDFHPGLWDADDARAALADLLPAVDTLFAAEEQVSAVFDTTGGPREIVHTLATEYDLTRVVLTRSEYGAVAYHDGVVHEQDAIETTAVDESGQHGAFIGATLQRLAAGADTDEALTHGVAAAALARTMTGPLTPLEPSEVSRLVDSQRSRRP; translated from the coding sequence ATGTCACTCGTAACGTTCGGCGAGACCGCGCTCAGATTCGCGCCCCCCGACGGACAGCGGTTCGAAACGGCCAGAGAGGCGTCGATTCGCGTCGACGGGACCCCGAGCAGCGTCGCGGCGACGGCCGGGCGGCTCGGGGCCGACGCGCGGTGGCTCTCGAAGGTCCCGGACACGCCGCTCGGACGGCGCGTCGTCGCGGAACTCCACGAGTTCGGTCTGGAGACGGAGGTCGTCTGGGCGGACCCGGACACCGGCCGGCAGGGACTCACCTTCCACGAGGACGCCGCCCCGCCCCGTACAGAGCGGCTGCTCCAGGACCGCGGCGACACCGCGATGGCGACGCTGACGCCCGGCGAGTTGCCGATGGGCGAGATACAGAGCGCCGACGTGGTGTTCACCTCCGGCGCGACCCTCGCGCTCTCGGAGACGGCCGCGGACACGACGGGGGCGCTGCTCAGAGCGGCGGCTGGGATGCGGGCGCTCGACCTCGATTTCCACCCCGGGCTGTGGGACGCCGACGACGCGCGGGCCGCGCTCGCCGACCTGCTGCCGGCCGTCGACACCCTCTTTGCCGCCGAGGAGCAGGTCTCCGCGGTGTTCGACACGACCGGGGGACCCCGGGAAATCGTCCACACGCTCGCGACGGAGTACGACCTCACCCGCGTGGTCCTCACGCGCAGCGAGTACGGCGCCGTCGCGTACCACGACGGCGTCGTCCACGAGCAGGACGCCATCGAGACGACCGCAGTCGACGAATCGGGGCAACACGGGGCCTTCATCGGCGCGACGCTCCAGCGACTGGCCGCCGGAGCAGACACGGACGAGGCACTGACCCACGGCGTCGCGGCGGCGGCGCTCGCCCGGACGATGACCGGACCGTTGACGCCCCTGGAGCCGTCCGAAGTCTCGCGCCTCGTCGATTCACAGCGGTCTAGACGGCCGTAG